One Acidimicrobiia bacterium DNA window includes the following coding sequences:
- a CDS encoding glycosyltransferase, translating into MIVPTRDGGSRAADAVASVLDDPATSEVVVVLDRAGPPGRAVAALADTDPRVRVVTGAARGPAQARATGAGLARGDILLFLDDDVVAGPLLATGHLRAHAHHDHAVVVGTMPVSARACRGNATARVYARDYGRVVARYTDGDAVLFDLWGGNLSIRRDECLAVGMTNRDYVHAHHEDRDFGLRCHAAGLTGVYDEELRAEHRYTRSVREFLDLAREQVHAGRALYALHEDALGPWRPERYLDGLPPRLAAAIDGVARLGVPDVTVAALCALGAVARLVQARRWEDRSVWVARAVVQHAAARVGDPRAGVTTSSRNDHALALASTQALHVGPRPSEASVATRRRSAWRTRPRPWSGSHAGSAGS; encoded by the coding sequence GTGATCGTGCCCACCCGCGACGGCGGCTCCCGCGCCGCCGACGCCGTCGCCAGCGTCCTCGACGACCCGGCGACGTCCGAGGTCGTCGTCGTGCTGGACCGGGCCGGTCCACCGGGCCGGGCAGTCGCCGCGCTCGCCGACACCGATCCTCGCGTGCGCGTGGTCACGGGCGCCGCGCGCGGCCCCGCACAGGCCCGGGCCACGGGCGCCGGGCTCGCTCGCGGCGACATCCTGCTGTTCCTCGACGACGACGTCGTCGCCGGCCCGCTCCTCGCGACCGGTCACCTCCGCGCGCACGCGCACCACGACCACGCGGTCGTCGTCGGCACCATGCCGGTCTCCGCCCGCGCGTGTCGCGGCAACGCGACGGCACGCGTCTACGCACGCGACTACGGGCGCGTGGTCGCGCGCTACACGGACGGCGACGCGGTGCTCTTCGACCTCTGGGGCGGGAACCTGTCGATCCGCCGCGACGAGTGCCTCGCAGTCGGGATGACGAACCGTGACTACGTGCACGCGCACCACGAGGACCGCGACTTCGGCCTCCGGTGCCACGCGGCCGGCCTCACCGGCGTGTACGACGAGGAACTCCGCGCCGAGCACCGCTACACGCGATCGGTGCGCGAGTTCCTCGACCTCGCGCGCGAGCAGGTCCATGCGGGCCGCGCGTTGTACGCGCTCCACGAGGACGCGCTCGGTCCGTGGCGACCCGAGCGCTACCTCGACGGGCTCCCGCCTCGTCTCGCCGCGGCCATCGACGGCGTCGCTCGCCTCGGCGTGCCCGACGTGACAGTGGCGGCGTTGTGCGCGCTCGGCGCGGTCGCCCGGCTGGTGCAGGCTCGCCGCTGGGAGGACCGGTCGGTCTGGGTCGCCCGCGCCGTCGTCCAGCACGCCGCCGCCCGGGTCGGCGACCCGCGGGCCGGCGTCACCACGTCCTCACGCAACGATCACGCGCTCGCCCTCGCGTCGACACAGGCGCTTCACGTCGGTCCGCGACCCTCGGAAGCGTCCGTTGCGACGCGGAGGAGGTCCGCATGGAGGACGCGACCGCGGCCGTGGAGTGGCTCGCACGCCGGATCCGCTGGGAGCTGA
- the nucS gene encoding endonuclease NucS has product MRLVVAWCSVEYEGRLGARLARAPRLVLIKADGSVSIHSDSGAYKPLNWMTPPCTLREEPGRIVATNARGERLTIELDEVLHDHVIDLGDDPGLEKDGVEAELQALLAARVQALKDDFVLIRREYPTDIGPVDLLCRDGDGQAVVVEVKRIGEIAGVEQLLRYQERLDRDSRLAPTRGMLVATRVKPQARVFAESRGVECVEIDVDALRDGVDRPLRLF; this is encoded by the coding sequence GTGCGTCTCGTGGTCGCGTGGTGCTCCGTGGAGTACGAGGGCCGGCTGGGCGCGCGCCTCGCGCGTGCACCACGGCTCGTCCTCATCAAGGCCGACGGCTCCGTCTCGATCCACTCCGACTCGGGCGCGTACAAGCCGCTCAACTGGATGACGCCACCGTGCACGCTGCGCGAGGAGCCCGGACGGATCGTCGCGACGAACGCGCGCGGTGAGCGGCTCACGATCGAGCTCGACGAGGTGCTGCACGATCACGTGATCGACCTCGGCGACGACCCGGGGCTCGAGAAGGACGGCGTCGAGGCGGAGCTGCAGGCGCTGCTCGCGGCGCGCGTCCAGGCGCTGAAGGACGACTTCGTGCTGATCCGGCGCGAGTACCCGACGGACATCGGGCCCGTCGACCTGCTGTGCCGCGACGGCGACGGGCAGGCGGTCGTGGTCGAGGTCAAGCGCATCGGCGAGATCGCGGGCGTCGAGCAGCTCCTGCGGTACCAGGAGCGGCTCGATCGCGACTCGCGGCTCGCGCCGACGCGCGGGATGCTCGTTGCCACGCGCGTGAAGCCGCAGGCGCGCGTGTTCGCCGAGAGCAGGGGCGTCGAGTGCGTCGAGATCGACGTCGACGCGCTACGCGACGGCGTCGACCGTCCGCTCCGCTTGTTCTGA
- a CDS encoding ATP-dependent DNA helicase, whose translation MSELNDARALLRRAVDALGGERRPGQDELADAVADAFERGHHLVAEAPTGSGKSLAYLAPAVASGRRTVVSTATIALQDQLVGKDLPHLAEHAGVDVSFALVKGRSNYLCRAKLAAASAPDALFDVAPGPAFDEELDACRALAATSETGDRADAADVSDATWSAVSCSPMECPGAARCAYGAECFAEHAIARAADADVVVVNHALWCADLAIGGWIVPEHAQVVVDEAHALADAATNAFGTSLTPNGISQLASRARNLGVAQSATDALERSVGALTTAIGSADGRVRPGRDTALMDALTGVRQRVRDVDGALAKLERSASDGTAVALARRLVAARVDTLARMIDDHDDDVVWVESDRGRPFLRAAPVDVAARLGPVLAQKPTVFVSATLGAREPFPAFAGSIGLDPDAPLRTAHASPDNDDGDPEADGPGAGYRALAVAPAFDWRQQALLYVPKRTLPPPSDPQWADAAGDELCRLVEAAGGRTLVLCTTNANVTRFAALLRERVDVTVLAQGEGSRAALTARFRDDETSVLVGTRSFWEGVDVIGRSCVLVVIDRLPFPTPADPLLAARRELVERDGGSGWRSVDLPAASLALCQGVGRLIRSRTDRGVVAVLDVRLAHDRYRYRNVLLDALPPVRRCIDRAEVARFLRDAVASVPLGTADSEQAERTVDAVA comes from the coding sequence GTGAGTGAGTTGAACGACGCGCGCGCCCTCCTTCGACGCGCGGTCGACGCGCTGGGCGGCGAACGACGGCCAGGGCAGGACGAGCTCGCCGATGCCGTGGCCGACGCGTTCGAGCGTGGCCACCACCTCGTCGCCGAGGCGCCCACCGGCTCGGGGAAGTCGCTCGCGTACCTCGCGCCCGCGGTCGCGTCGGGCCGCCGTACGGTCGTCTCGACCGCGACCATCGCGCTGCAGGACCAGCTCGTCGGCAAGGACCTCCCGCACCTCGCCGAGCACGCGGGCGTCGACGTCTCGTTTGCCCTGGTGAAGGGCCGCTCGAACTACCTCTGCCGTGCGAAGCTCGCCGCGGCATCGGCGCCGGACGCGCTCTTCGACGTCGCGCCCGGGCCCGCGTTCGACGAGGAGCTCGACGCGTGTCGCGCGCTGGCCGCGACGTCGGAGACGGGCGACCGTGCCGACGCCGCGGACGTGTCCGACGCGACGTGGTCTGCGGTGAGCTGCTCGCCGATGGAGTGCCCCGGCGCGGCACGGTGTGCGTACGGCGCCGAGTGCTTCGCCGAGCACGCGATCGCGCGTGCGGCTGACGCGGACGTGGTCGTCGTGAACCATGCGTTGTGGTGCGCCGACCTGGCGATCGGCGGTTGGATCGTCCCGGAGCACGCGCAGGTCGTCGTCGACGAGGCGCACGCACTTGCCGACGCGGCGACGAACGCGTTCGGCACGTCGCTCACGCCCAACGGGATCAGCCAGCTCGCGAGCCGGGCGCGCAACCTCGGTGTCGCGCAGTCGGCGACGGATGCGCTCGAGCGCTCGGTCGGTGCGCTCACGACCGCGATCGGGTCGGCGGACGGGCGCGTGCGCCCAGGCCGTGATACCGCGCTCATGGACGCGCTCACCGGCGTCCGTCAGCGCGTCCGCGACGTCGACGGCGCGCTCGCGAAGCTCGAGCGATCGGCGAGCGACGGGACCGCGGTCGCGCTCGCGCGGAGGCTCGTCGCCGCGCGGGTGGACACGCTCGCCCGGATGATCGACGACCACGACGACGACGTCGTGTGGGTCGAGTCGGACCGGGGACGGCCGTTCCTGCGGGCCGCGCCCGTCGACGTCGCCGCCCGTCTCGGTCCCGTGCTCGCGCAGAAGCCGACCGTCTTCGTCTCCGCGACTCTCGGCGCGCGCGAGCCGTTCCCCGCGTTCGCCGGCAGCATCGGGCTCGACCCGGACGCGCCGCTGCGTACGGCCCACGCATCGCCGGACAACGACGACGGCGATCCGGAGGCGGACGGCCCCGGTGCCGGCTACCGCGCGCTCGCGGTCGCGCCCGCGTTCGACTGGCGGCAGCAGGCGTTGCTGTACGTGCCCAAGCGGACGCTGCCACCGCCCAGCGACCCGCAGTGGGCCGACGCCGCGGGCGACGAGCTGTGCCGGCTCGTGGAAGCGGCCGGCGGCCGCACGCTCGTGCTGTGCACGACGAACGCGAACGTGACCCGGTTCGCGGCGCTGCTGCGCGAGCGCGTCGACGTCACGGTCCTCGCGCAGGGCGAGGGCTCGCGTGCCGCGCTGACCGCGCGGTTCCGCGACGACGAGACGTCGGTGCTCGTCGGCACGCGGTCGTTCTGGGAGGGTGTCGACGTCATCGGGCGCTCGTGCGTGCTCGTCGTGATCGACCGGCTGCCGTTCCCGACGCCCGCCGACCCGTTGCTCGCCGCGCGTCGCGAGCTCGTGGAACGTGACGGTGGCTCCGGGTGGCGCTCGGTCGACCTCCCCGCCGCCAGCCTCGCGCTCTGCCAGGGTGTCGGCCGGCTGATCCGGTCGCGCACCGACCGCGGCGTCGTCGCGGTGCTCGACGTACGCCTCGCGCACGACCGCTACCGCTATCGGAACGTCCTGCTCGACGCGCTCCCGCCCGTCCGGCGTTGCATCGACCGCGCGGAGGTGGCGCGCTTCTTGCGTGACGCGGTCGCGTCGGTCCCGCTCGGTACCGCGGACTCAGAACAAGCGGAGCGGACGGTCGACGCCGTCGCGTAG
- the dnaB gene encoding replicative DNA helicase has translation MVQSIEQVRRPSSGTARVPPHNLEAEESLLGAMLLSRDAITAALECRVEAFDFYKPAHGHIFDAVVSLYGQGEPVDPVTVAEELRRANLLDQLGGKPTLLRIQATTPASANAGHYAQIVGELALLRRLISVAGEIAELGYEPPDDVTETLDRAESLVFEVAERRVSESLVGLATSLNTALEQLESLYGRDEQLTGVPTGYHELDNILLGLQPSNLVVVAARPGQGKTSFALGAAANVALEVRKPVLFFSMEMGNLELTKRILASEARVDAKRLQTGNIPEGDWNRLSHAVGRLAEAPFFIDDNPHTTVMEMRAKARRTKARYGDLGLVVVDYLQLMTSTRRAENRQVEVADMSRGLKILARELDCPVMCLSQLNRQLEYRTDKRPMLADLRESGSIEQDADVVCFIYRDEQYNPESDQRGTAEVIVAKHRNGPTGVARLAFLDHLTKFANMARE, from the coding sequence GTGGTCCAGTCGATCGAGCAGGTGCGACGGCCGTCCTCGGGGACGGCGCGGGTCCCGCCGCACAACCTGGAGGCGGAGGAGTCGCTGCTCGGCGCGATGCTGCTCTCGCGCGACGCGATCACCGCCGCGCTCGAGTGCCGCGTCGAGGCGTTCGACTTCTACAAGCCCGCGCACGGGCACATCTTCGACGCCGTCGTGTCGCTCTACGGGCAGGGCGAGCCCGTCGACCCCGTCACGGTCGCCGAAGAGCTTCGCCGCGCGAACCTGCTCGACCAGCTCGGCGGCAAGCCGACACTGCTGCGCATCCAGGCGACGACACCGGCGTCCGCGAACGCCGGCCACTACGCGCAGATCGTCGGTGAGCTCGCGCTGTTGCGCCGGCTGATCAGCGTCGCGGGCGAGATCGCCGAGCTGGGCTACGAACCGCCCGACGACGTCACCGAGACGTTGGACCGCGCCGAGTCGCTCGTGTTCGAGGTCGCCGAGCGTCGGGTGTCGGAGTCGCTCGTCGGTCTCGCGACGTCGCTGAACACCGCGCTCGAGCAGCTGGAGTCCCTCTACGGCCGCGACGAGCAGCTGACCGGCGTCCCGACCGGCTACCACGAGCTCGACAACATCCTGCTCGGACTGCAGCCGTCGAACCTCGTCGTCGTGGCCGCCCGTCCCGGTCAGGGCAAGACGAGCTTCGCCCTGGGCGCGGCGGCGAACGTCGCGCTCGAGGTGCGCAAGCCCGTCCTGTTCTTCTCGATGGAGATGGGCAACCTCGAGCTGACCAAGCGGATCCTCGCGTCCGAGGCGCGCGTGGACGCGAAGAGACTGCAGACCGGCAACATCCCCGAGGGCGACTGGAACCGGCTCAGCCACGCGGTCGGCCGGCTCGCGGAGGCACCCTTCTTCATCGACGACAACCCGCACACGACCGTCATGGAGATGCGGGCGAAGGCGCGGCGCACGAAGGCGCGCTACGGCGACCTCGGGCTCGTCGTCGTCGACTACCTGCAGCTCATGACGTCCACGCGGCGCGCCGAGAACCGCCAGGTCGAGGTGGCCGACATGTCACGCGGCCTCAAGATCCTCGCCCGCGAGCTCGACTGCCCGGTGATGTGCCTCTCGCAGCTCAACCGCCAGCTCGAGTACCGCACCGACAAGCGGCCGATGCTCGCCGACCTGCGCGAGTCCGGGAGCATCGAGCAGGACGCCGACGTCGTCTGCTTCATCTACCGCGACGAGCAGTACAACCCCGAGTCGGACCAGCGCGGCACCGCCGAGGTCATCGTCGCGAAGCACCGCAACGGCCCAACCGGTGTCGCGCGCCTCGCCTTCCTCGACCACCTCACGAAGTTCGCCAACATGGCGCGTGAGTGA
- the rplI gene encoding 50S ribosomal protein L9, which produces MRIVLREDVEHLGTKGDVVDVADGYARNFLVPRGLAMRASKGTIAQAAAMRRNREARDRREREAATAVAAQLRDKRVEVRARAGEGGRLFGSVTAADIADVVRDQLGVEIDRRRVQLDEPLKELGDHEVGVRLHTDVDAVLTVAVVAQ; this is translated from the coding sequence GTGAGGATCGTCCTGCGCGAAGACGTCGAGCATCTCGGCACGAAGGGCGACGTCGTCGACGTCGCGGACGGGTACGCGCGCAACTTCCTCGTGCCGCGCGGTCTCGCGATGCGTGCGAGCAAGGGCACGATCGCGCAGGCGGCAGCGATGCGACGCAACCGGGAGGCGCGCGACCGTCGTGAACGCGAGGCGGCGACCGCGGTCGCGGCCCAGCTGCGCGACAAGCGCGTCGAGGTCCGTGCGCGCGCGGGCGAGGGTGGCCGCCTGTTCGGCTCCGTGACGGCTGCCGACATCGCGGACGTCGTACGCGACCAGCTCGGCGTCGAGATCGACCGGCGCCGTGTGCAGCTCGACGAGCCGCTGAAGGAGCTGGGCGACCACGAGGTCGGCGTGCGCCTGCACACCGACGTCGACGCGGTCCTCACCGTCGCGGTCGTCGCCCAGTAG
- the ssb gene encoding single-stranded DNA-binding protein, with protein MANGNTVTIVGNITRDPELRYTPSGQSNTRFGVAVNRRWQDRASGEWQEATSFFDVVCWRDLAENVSESLGKGSRVMVTGRLEQRTWETKEGDRRNVVEIIADDVGPSLRFATAKVERNERRGGGDAPGGGSGGGGGGGGGRPAPEPVPSYEDYGEEPF; from the coding sequence ATGGCGAACGGCAACACGGTCACGATCGTCGGGAACATCACCCGCGACCCCGAGCTGCGCTACACGCCGAGCGGGCAGTCGAACACCCGCTTCGGCGTCGCGGTCAACCGTCGCTGGCAGGACCGCGCGTCCGGTGAGTGGCAGGAGGCGACGAGCTTCTTCGACGTCGTGTGCTGGCGCGACCTCGCGGAGAACGTGAGCGAGTCGCTCGGCAAGGGCAGCCGGGTGATGGTGACCGGCCGGCTCGAGCAGCGCACCTGGGAGACCAAGGAGGGCGATCGCCGCAACGTCGTCGAGATCATCGCGGACGACGTCGGTCCGAGCCTGCGCTTCGCGACCGCGAAGGTCGAGCGCAACGAGCGCCGCGGCGGCGGCGACGCGCCGGGCGGTGGCAGCGGTGGCGGTGGCGGGGGCGGCGGTGGCCGCCCCGCGCCCGAACCGGTGCCGAGCTACGAGGACTACGGCGAAGAGCCGTTCTGA
- the rpsF gene encoding 30S ribosomal protein S6: MRPYEVMIIFDADLEEETIRSAVTRYVQLLESRGAEPGYVDHWGKRRFAYELKHRWEGYYVVLQVRAEPPAMDELHRVLSLADEVLRHKVLRIPEEVYGPPKAAGAAAAEG; the protein is encoded by the coding sequence GTGCGGCCGTACGAGGTCATGATCATCTTCGACGCGGACCTGGAGGAGGAGACGATCCGGTCCGCCGTCACCCGCTACGTCCAGCTGCTCGAGTCGCGGGGCGCGGAGCCCGGCTACGTCGACCACTGGGGGAAGCGGCGGTTCGCCTACGAGCTCAAGCACCGGTGGGAGGGCTACTACGTCGTCCTCCAGGTCCGGGCCGAGCCGCCGGCGATGGACGAGCTGCACCGCGTCCTGTCTCTCGCTGACGAGGTTCTCCGTCACAAGGTGCTGCGCATCCCGGAGGAGGTCTACGGGCCGCCGAAGGCTGCGGGCGCCGCCGCGGCGGAAGGGTAG
- a CDS encoding GNAT family N-acetyltransferase: MEVVRRATPADVRSVLSLWTRAAAAPSVTDDEESLQRMAARGALFVAETDDTIVGSVIATFDGWRGNVYRLAVDPRYRRRGVARRLVEHGERHLADQGCVRVSALVVRDEPAATSLWSALGYELQDAMLRFVKTGPLGGR; this comes from the coding sequence GTGGAAGTCGTCCGACGCGCGACACCCGCGGACGTCAGGAGCGTCCTGTCGCTCTGGACACGGGCCGCCGCCGCGCCCTCGGTCACCGACGACGAGGAGTCACTGCAGCGGATGGCCGCGCGCGGTGCGCTCTTCGTCGCCGAGACGGACGACACGATCGTCGGAAGCGTCATCGCGACGTTCGACGGGTGGCGCGGGAACGTCTACCGCCTCGCTGTCGACCCCCGCTACCGGCGCCGGGGAGTCGCCCGTCGTCTCGTCGAGCACGGCGAGCGTCACCTCGCGGATCAAGGGTGCGTCCGGGTCAGCGCGCTCGTCGTGCGGGACGAGCCCGCGGCGACCAGCCTGTGGTCCGCACTCGGATACGAGCTGCAGGACGCGATGCTCAGGTTCGTCAAGACGGGGCCGCTCGGCGGGCGCTGA
- a CDS encoding DUF192 domain-containing protein, whose protein sequence is MTPRRAVALGAGALAIALVVAAYALARDRNQAARAQPLAPDLAGALRDARPASDPFLTWPEARVALGGHCLRVIVAASETQREEGLRARRDLGPYAGMLFVNPTDVATAYTMSGAPLPLDLTLFDRDGRPLEHHALEPCSGTISQCPVTRPSQEYRLALETPRGTQPVAPLGGCG, encoded by the coding sequence GTGACGCCACGACGCGCGGTCGCGCTCGGTGCCGGGGCACTCGCGATCGCGCTCGTGGTCGCCGCCTACGCGCTCGCGCGCGACCGCAACCAGGCCGCGCGCGCGCAGCCCCTCGCGCCCGATCTCGCCGGTGCGTTGCGCGACGCACGTCCCGCGTCCGACCCGTTCCTCACGTGGCCCGAGGCGCGCGTCGCGCTCGGCGGGCACTGCCTCCGCGTGATCGTCGCCGCGAGCGAGACGCAACGCGAGGAAGGCCTGCGCGCGCGTCGCGACCTCGGGCCGTACGCGGGGATGCTGTTCGTGAATCCCACGGACGTCGCGACCGCGTACACGATGTCCGGCGCGCCGCTCCCGCTCGACCTGACGTTGTTCGACCGCGACGGCCGGCCGCTCGAGCACCACGCGCTCGAGCCGTGCTCCGGCACGATCTCCCAGTGCCCGGTGACTCGCCCGTCGCAGGAGTACCGACTCGCGCTCGAGACGCCCCGGGGCACACAACCCGTCGCTCCGCTCGGCGGCTGTGGCTGA
- the panB gene encoding 3-methyl-2-oxobutanoate hydroxymethyltransferase has translation MPRTVEARVMTANASRNARPLTAPDVRTRKGSDTPLVMVTAYDAPTARIADAADVDMILVGDSVAMVVLGYDDTLQVTIDDMAHHVAAVARAKPRPMIIGDMPWMSFHVSREAAVENAARLVRAGASAVKLEGGAKRAEIVRAIVDAEIPVMGHLGLTPQSVHALGGFRVQGKELDVARAIVDDATALVDAGCFAIVLECVPDAVARVITDAVPVPTIGIGAGRHCDGQVLVFHDVVGLDDRISPKFVRRYADLKEDATLAVARFADDVRNGSFPSSNETYHVADDLTEALGLYGATPADA, from the coding sequence GTGCCCCGGACGGTGGAGGCCCGTGTCATGACCGCGAACGCGTCGCGCAACGCGCGCCCGCTCACCGCGCCCGACGTCCGCACCCGGAAGGGCTCGGACACCCCGCTCGTCATGGTCACCGCGTACGACGCGCCGACCGCGCGCATCGCGGACGCCGCCGACGTCGACATGATCCTCGTGGGCGACTCCGTCGCGATGGTCGTGCTCGGCTACGACGACACGCTGCAGGTCACCATCGACGACATGGCCCATCACGTCGCCGCCGTCGCGCGCGCCAAGCCGCGCCCGATGATCATCGGCGACATGCCGTGGATGTCGTTCCACGTGTCACGCGAGGCGGCCGTCGAGAACGCGGCCCGGCTGGTCCGCGCGGGCGCCAGCGCGGTGAAGCTCGAAGGCGGCGCGAAGCGGGCCGAGATCGTGCGCGCGATCGTCGACGCGGAGATCCCGGTGATGGGCCACCTCGGGCTCACGCCGCAGTCGGTCCACGCGCTGGGCGGGTTCCGCGTACAGGGCAAGGAGCTCGACGTCGCGCGCGCCATCGTGGACGACGCGACCGCGCTCGTCGACGCGGGATGCTTCGCGATCGTGCTCGAGTGCGTGCCGGACGCGGTCGCCCGTGTCATCACGGACGCCGTGCCCGTACCGACGATCGGCATCGGCGCGGGCCGTCACTGCGACGGTCAGGTCCTCGTCTTCCACGACGTCGTCGGCCTCGACGACCGCATCAGCCCGAAGTTCGTGCGGCGGTACGCGGACCTCAAGGAGGACGCGACGCTCGCGGTCGCGCGCTTCGCCGACGACGTGCGCAACGGGTCGTTCCCGTCGAGCAACGAGACGTACCACGTCGCCGACGATCTCACCGAGGCCCTCGGGCTGTACGGGGCGACGCCCGCCGACGCGTGA
- a CDS encoding DUF5318 family protein: protein MARHVDYALARRAVLRDLRRGRVGRHDVCDAHPELVRAALNVGEEARRDCPVCGNASLRLVSYVYGDALKAANGRCISFPGELEKLGASIDEFACYVVEVCPDCRWNHLDRRLLLGRRHAG, encoded by the coding sequence GTGGCTCGCCACGTGGACTACGCCCTCGCCCGGCGCGCGGTGTTGCGTGATCTGCGGCGCGGGCGTGTCGGCCGTCACGACGTGTGTGATGCCCACCCCGAGCTGGTCCGGGCGGCGCTGAACGTCGGCGAGGAGGCACGACGCGACTGCCCGGTCTGTGGGAACGCCAGCCTGCGGCTGGTGTCGTACGTCTACGGCGACGCGCTCAAGGCCGCGAACGGCCGGTGCATCAGCTTCCCCGGCGAGCTCGAGAAGCTCGGCGCCTCGATCGACGAGTTCGCCTGCTACGTCGTCGAGGTCTGCCCCGACTGCCGGTGGAACCACCTCGACCGCCGGCTCCTCCTGGGGCGCCGGCACGCCGGCTGA
- a CDS encoding PadR family transcriptional regulator, whose protein sequence is MLELAVLGLLKEQPLHGYELKKRLGDTLGFLWGVSYGSLYPALRRLERAGAVEVVEPGDEAPAPPMPATGSLSGEAAAARVRRLAKPGRRNRKAYRLTERGEQMFLELLTGDTAPGTDDERAFALKLAFCRYLPRDARMALLEQRRADLVARLHRARGSRAGQDRYALSLLEHGRKSTERDLEWVDELIAAERAAAAEASQEGATA, encoded by the coding sequence ATGCTCGAGCTCGCCGTCCTCGGCCTCCTCAAGGAGCAACCGCTCCACGGCTACGAGCTGAAGAAGCGCCTGGGCGACACGCTCGGGTTCCTCTGGGGCGTCTCGTACGGGTCGCTCTATCCCGCGCTGCGCCGCCTCGAGCGGGCGGGGGCTGTCGAGGTCGTCGAGCCCGGTGACGAGGCACCCGCGCCCCCGATGCCCGCCACGGGGTCGCTGAGCGGCGAGGCCGCGGCAGCCCGAGTCCGCCGGCTCGCCAAGCCCGGGCGGCGCAACCGCAAGGCCTACCGCCTCACCGAACGGGGCGAGCAGATGTTCCTCGAGCTGCTGACGGGCGACACCGCGCCCGGTACGGACGACGAGCGGGCCTTCGCGCTCAAGCTCGCGTTCTGCCGGTACCTCCCGCGCGACGCCCGCATGGCCCTCCTCGAGCAGCGCCGCGCCGACCTCGTCGCGCGCCTGCACCGCGCGCGCGGGTCGCGCGCCGGCCAGGACCGGTACGCGCTGTCGCTGCTCGAGCACGGCCGGAAGTCCACCGAACGCGACCTCGAGTGGGTCGACGAGCTGATCGCCGCCGAACGTGCGGCGGCGGCCGAAGCGTCACAGGAAGGAGCCACCGCATGA
- a CDS encoding inositol-3-phosphate synthase — protein MNRTSGRSRIRVAIAGVGNCASSLVQGVEYYRKADPAESVPGLMHVVLGGYHVGDVEFVAAFDVDAAKVGLDVGKAIFAGQNNTIRFAHVGELGVQVQRGPTLDGLGKYYRQTIEESPLEPVDVARVLRATQADVLVSYLPVGSEEAQKHYAQAALDAGVAFVNAIPVFIASDPVWAQKFADAGVPIVGDDIKSQVGATIVHRILARLFEDRGLVLDRTYQLNVGGNMDFKNMLERERLESKKISKTQSVTSQIDHGIEADDVHIGPSDHVAWLDDRKWAYIRLEGRNFGDVPLNVELKLEVWDSPNSAGVIIDALRCAKIAKDRGIGGPLLGPSAYFMKSPPVQYRDDEAHDMVEEFANQS, from the coding sequence ATGAACCGCACCAGCGGTCGAAGTCGGATCCGCGTCGCCATCGCGGGCGTGGGGAACTGCGCGAGCAGCCTCGTCCAGGGCGTCGAGTACTACCGCAAGGCCGACCCCGCCGAGTCGGTGCCGGGCCTCATGCACGTAGTGCTCGGCGGCTACCACGTCGGCGACGTCGAGTTCGTCGCTGCGTTCGACGTCGACGCCGCGAAGGTCGGGCTCGACGTCGGCAAGGCGATCTTCGCGGGGCAGAACAACACCATCCGCTTCGCGCACGTCGGCGAGCTCGGCGTGCAGGTGCAACGCGGTCCGACACTCGACGGTCTCGGCAAGTACTACCGCCAGACGATCGAGGAGTCGCCCCTCGAGCCGGTCGACGTCGCGCGCGTGCTGCGCGCGACGCAGGCCGACGTGCTCGTGAGCTATCTCCCGGTCGGCAGCGAGGAAGCGCAGAAGCACTACGCGCAGGCCGCGCTCGACGCCGGCGTCGCGTTCGTGAACGCGATCCCCGTGTTCATCGCGAGCGACCCAGTGTGGGCGCAGAAGTTCGCCGACGCGGGTGTGCCGATCGTCGGCGACGACATCAAGAGCCAGGTCGGCGCCACGATCGTCCACCGGATCCTCGCCCGCCTCTTCGAGGACCGCGGGCTGGTGCTCGACCGCACGTACCAGCTCAACGTCGGCGGCAACATGGACTTCAAGAACATGCTCGAGCGCGAGCGCCTCGAGTCCAAGAAGATCTCGAAGACGCAGTCCGTCACGAGCCAGATCGACCACGGCATCGAAGCCGACGACGTGCACATCGGCCCGTCCGACCACGTCGCCTGGCTCGACGACCGCAAGTGGGCGTACATCCGGCTCGAGGGCCGCAACTTCGGCGACGTGCCGCTCAACGTCGAGCTGAAGCTCGAGGTGTGGGACTCGCCCAACTCGGCCGGCGTGATCATCGACGCGCTGCGGTGCGCCAAGATCGCCAAGGACCGCGGCATCGGCGGCCCGCTGCTCGGCCCGTCGGCGTACTTCATGAAGTCGCCGCCCGTGCAGTACCGCGACGACGAGGCGCACGACATGGTGGAGGAATTCGCGAACCAGTCGTAG